A section of the Tachysurus fulvidraco isolate hzauxx_2018 chromosome 7, HZAU_PFXX_2.0, whole genome shotgun sequence genome encodes:
- the ldlrap1a gene encoding low density lipoprotein receptor adapter protein 1a isoform X2 produces the protein MDVLKSARRVMRSPSVSKQPQDKHKKLPENWTDTRETLVDGMTFNLRHMGMTLVDQPKGEDVSAAAIKRIIATAKARGKKLLKVALTVSPQEMLIYDRVSNQLIERTSIYRISYCTADKMHDKVFAYIVQNQRNKMLECHAFLCAKKKVAQAVTLTVAQAFNMAFESWQLDREESVKENLLDFEDCPKLHIENTENLEHHLEKHKENENSIIWEVNDGLDEAFSRCSLDSFEYSADLPSPVLSPRSWTLG, from the exons agCTTCCAGAGAACTGGACGGACACGAGGGAGACGCTTGTGGACGGCATGACCTTCAACCTCAGGCACATGGGAATGACTCTTGTTGACCAGCCCAAAGGTGAAGACGTGTCAGCTGCAGCCATCAAAAGGATCATTGCAACG GCTAAAGCTAGGGGCAAGAAGCTCCTTAAGGTGGCACTTACAGTCTCACCTCAGGAAATGCTCATTTATGACCGTGTGTCCAATCAGCTAATAGAGCGCACCTCTATTTACAG aaTATCGTATTGCACAGCCGACAAAATGCACGACAAAGTGTTTGCTTACATCGTTCAGAACCAGAGAAACAAGATGCTGGAGTGCCATGCATTCCTCTGTGCCAAGAAGAAAGTG GCTCAGGCTGTGACACTGACTGTAGCTCAAGCCTTTAACATGGCCTTCGAGTCTTGGCAGCTCGACAGAGAGG agTCAGTTAAAGAAAACCTGTTGGACTTTGAAGACTGCCCCAAACTTCACATAGAAAACACTGAGAACCTGGAGCACCATCTGGAGAAGCACAAAGAGAACGAAAACAGCATCATCTGG GAGGTAAATGATGGTCTGGATGAAGCCTTTTCAAG GTGCAGTTTGGATAGCTTTGAGTACTCTGCAG aCTTGCCGAGTCCTGTACTATCCCCCAGATCCTGGACACTGGGCTGA
- the ldlrap1a gene encoding low density lipoprotein receptor adapter protein 1a isoform X1, producing MDVLKSARRVMRSPSVSKQPQDKHKKLPENWTDTRETLVDGMTFNLRHMGMTLVDQPKGEDVSAAAIKRIIATAKARGKKLLKVALTVSPQEMLIYDRVSNQLIERTSIYRISYCTADKMHDKVFAYIVQNQRNKMLECHAFLCAKKKVAQAVTLTVAQAFNMAFESWQLDREEKEQKSGSVLETKSVKENLLDFEDCPKLHIENTENLEHHLEKHKENENSIIWEVNDGLDEAFSRCSLDSFEYSADLPSPVLSPRSWTLG from the exons agCTTCCAGAGAACTGGACGGACACGAGGGAGACGCTTGTGGACGGCATGACCTTCAACCTCAGGCACATGGGAATGACTCTTGTTGACCAGCCCAAAGGTGAAGACGTGTCAGCTGCAGCCATCAAAAGGATCATTGCAACG GCTAAAGCTAGGGGCAAGAAGCTCCTTAAGGTGGCACTTACAGTCTCACCTCAGGAAATGCTCATTTATGACCGTGTGTCCAATCAGCTAATAGAGCGCACCTCTATTTACAG aaTATCGTATTGCACAGCCGACAAAATGCACGACAAAGTGTTTGCTTACATCGTTCAGAACCAGAGAAACAAGATGCTGGAGTGCCATGCATTCCTCTGTGCCAAGAAGAAAGTG GCTCAGGCTGTGACACTGACTGTAGCTCAAGCCTTTAACATGGCCTTCGAGTCTTGGCAGCTCGACAGAGAGG AGAAAGAGCAAAAGTCTGGTTCGGTTTTAGAGACAA agTCAGTTAAAGAAAACCTGTTGGACTTTGAAGACTGCCCCAAACTTCACATAGAAAACACTGAGAACCTGGAGCACCATCTGGAGAAGCACAAAGAGAACGAAAACAGCATCATCTGG GAGGTAAATGATGGTCTGGATGAAGCCTTTTCAAG GTGCAGTTTGGATAGCTTTGAGTACTCTGCAG aCTTGCCGAGTCCTGTACTATCCCCCAGATCCTGGACACTGGGCTGA